The following coding sequences are from one Nilaparvata lugens isolate BPH chromosome 6, ASM1435652v1, whole genome shotgun sequence window:
- the LOC120352037 gene encoding uncharacterized protein LOC120352037 → MDVNTSAVSGTISTGGGHAQLEEVMSSLDIPCMTYHTFRKYHDRVAEAWKETAAKSMEMAAEEEKREAIKRGDVDSHGVPLLTVVADGCWAKRSFRTNYNSLSGVAAIVGYHTKKVLYVGVKNKYCTLCVRAERSGKQAKEHVCFKNWGTHQSSTSMEAALIAEGFSLSEEMYGVRYNRLIADGDSSVYKTLLDRRP, encoded by the exons ATGGATGTGAATACATCAGCAGTTTCCGGTACAATCAGCACAGGAGGAGGACATGCACAGCTGGAAGAGGTTATGTCATCCCTAGACATTCCCTGCATGACCTACCACACCTTTAGGAAGTATCATGACCGAGTAGCTGAAGCCTGGAAGGAAACCGCCGCAAAATCAATGGAGATggcagcagaagaagaaaagcgGGAAGCGATCAAAAGGGGAGACGTTGATAGTCATGGAGTACCTTTATTGACTGTTGTTGCGGATGGCTGTTGGGCGAAGCGCTCCTTTCGTACCAACTATAATTCCCTCTCTGGTGTG GCTGCTATTGTTGGATACCACACCAAGAAAGTATTATACGTTGGAGTGAAGAACAAATACTGTACGCTTTGTGTACGGGCTGAACGATCGGGTAAGCAGGCAAAAGAGCATGTATGTTTCAAGAATTGGGGAACACATCAAAGTTCTACAAGTATGGAGGCTGCACTTATTGCTGAGGGATTTTCATTGAGTGAAGAAATGTATGGGGTACGATACAATCGGCTTATTGCTGATGGTGATAGTAGTGTCTATAAAACGTTGCTTGATCGGAGGCCC